The Flavobacterium jumunjinense genome includes a region encoding these proteins:
- a CDS encoding CoA-binding protein — protein sequence MKTLVIGATTNKERYAYKAIHNLIGKSHQVVALGVKEGMALDIKIETEKKPFSGIDTVTMYVNSEIQKGYYDYILSLKPRRVIFNPGTENPEFYEILKQNNIAFEESCTLVLLATNQY from the coding sequence ATGAAAACATTAGTAATTGGCGCTACTACAAATAAAGAGCGATATGCTTATAAAGCAATACATAATTTAATAGGAAAAAGTCATCAAGTTGTTGCTTTAGGAGTAAAAGAAGGCATGGCTTTGGACATTAAAATTGAAACTGAAAAGAAACCATTTTCAGGAATAGATACTGTAACAATGTATGTTAATTCAGAAATTCAAAAGGGATATTATGATTACATCCTTTCTTTAAAACCTAGGCGTGTTATATTTAATCCTGGAACAGAAAACCCAGAGTTTTATGAGATTTTAAAGCAAAATAATATTGCATTTGAAGAATCATGCACTCTTGTGTTACTTGCGACGAATCAGTATTAA
- a CDS encoding MarC family NAAT transporter yields MELFIYVFAALFSVLNPLGAVPVFVGLTQDDSKQERSRISIWAAINVAIILIISYFIGKYVLHFFGISIDALRIAGGLLIVNSGFSLLSGNGSKKRGVNKKVTDDAMHRNDIALTPLAMPMLAGPGSMSLLIAMYQEQPEIKQKLITCLAIICVAFTIFLILRSAHYISKILGASGIVAISRIIGFIVIAIGIQYISSSVVNIFQTI; encoded by the coding sequence ATGGAATTATTTATTTATGTTTTCGCTGCTCTTTTCTCAGTTTTAAACCCTCTAGGAGCCGTTCCTGTTTTTGTGGGATTAACACAAGACGACAGTAAACAAGAAAGGTCTAGAATATCAATTTGGGCAGCAATCAATGTAGCGATCATTTTAATTATTTCTTATTTTATTGGAAAGTATGTATTGCATTTCTTTGGAATTAGCATTGATGCTTTGCGAATTGCTGGAGGACTTTTAATCGTAAATTCTGGTTTTAGTCTGCTTTCAGGAAATGGTAGTAAAAAAAGAGGTGTTAATAAAAAAGTAACCGACGATGCAATGCATAGAAATGATATTGCACTAACTCCATTAGCAATGCCTATGTTAGCTGGACCAGGTTCTATGTCGTTACTTATTGCTATGTATCAAGAACAACCTGAAATAAAACAAAAATTAATCACCTGTCTGGCTATAATCTGTGTTGCTTTTACCATTTTTTTAATTTTAAGAAGTGCACATTATATCTCGAAAATATTAGGTGCTTCTGGAATTGTTGCTATTTCTAGAATCATTGGATTCATCGTTATTGCAATTGGTATTCAATACATAAGCAGCTCTGTTGTAAATATTTTTCAAACTATATAA
- a CDS encoding SDR family oxidoreductase: MRILLTGANGYVGRRLLPELLESGHEVICCVRDVNRLGIDKETIKLITLWEVDFLNEPNFESMPKNIDVAYYLIHSMSSSITAFDEMESKTAKIFNQYMNKMQTKQVIYLSGIVNDDHLSKHLQSRKNVEEILYQGNYQLTVLRAGIIVGSGSSSFEIIRDLSEKLPVMITPKWVLTKTQPIAIRNVIQYLIGVIHNTNCYNQSFDIAGPDVLTYKQMLQLYATTRGFKNWIFTVPIMTPKLSSYWLYFVTSTSYKLAMNLVDSMKIEVIAKDNRLQKLLNIQPISYTEAIELAFIKIEQHLVISSWKDSLVSGRFKKNLTEFIQVPKYGCLNDHKKIKITNLEKTLENIWSIGGEKGWYYGNWMWKIRGFIDKLFGGVGLRRGRTHPTHIDNGDALDFWRVLLADKEKKRLLLFAEMRLPGEAWLEFWIDENNILHQVATFRPKGLIGRLYWYSLVPFHFFIFNGMIRNIAEKK; the protein is encoded by the coding sequence ATGAGGATTTTACTTACTGGAGCAAATGGATATGTTGGCAGACGTTTATTACCCGAACTACTAGAAAGTGGACATGAGGTAATATGTTGTGTAAGAGATGTAAACCGTCTAGGAATAGATAAAGAAACAATAAAACTCATAACGCTTTGGGAAGTTGATTTCCTGAATGAACCAAATTTTGAATCTATGCCTAAAAACATAGATGTTGCCTATTATTTAATACATTCCATGTCGTCCTCAATCACAGCTTTTGACGAAATGGAATCCAAAACGGCTAAAATTTTCAATCAATACATGAACAAAATGCAAACCAAACAAGTTATATACTTGAGTGGCATTGTAAATGATGATCATCTATCAAAACACCTACAGTCTAGAAAAAATGTTGAAGAAATCCTATACCAAGGCAACTACCAACTTACTGTTTTAAGAGCAGGAATCATTGTAGGTTCTGGAAGCTCATCTTTTGAAATTATTAGAGATTTAAGCGAAAAATTGCCCGTAATGATTACACCTAAATGGGTGCTTACAAAAACGCAACCCATAGCCATTAGAAATGTAATTCAATATCTAATTGGTGTTATTCACAATACTAATTGTTACAATCAATCTTTTGACATTGCAGGCCCAGATGTATTAACCTACAAACAAATGCTACAACTGTATGCTACAACTAGAGGATTTAAAAATTGGATTTTCACAGTACCAATAATGACTCCGAAACTTTCTTCCTATTGGCTTTATTTTGTTACCTCAACATCCTACAAATTAGCCATGAATTTAGTAGACAGTATGAAGATTGAAGTGATTGCAAAAGACAATAGACTACAAAAACTATTAAACATTCAACCCATCTCCTACACAGAAGCAATAGAACTTGCCTTTATAAAAATTGAACAACATTTAGTCATATCGAGCTGGAAAGACAGCTTAGTGAGCGGAAGATTTAAAAAAAACCTTACCGAATTTATACAAGTCCCTAAATACGGCTGTTTAAACGATCATAAAAAGATAAAAATTACAAACCTCGAAAAAACGTTAGAAAACATTTGGTCTATTGGTGGAGAAAAAGGTTGGTATTATGGGAATTGGATGTGGAAAATTAGAGGGTTCATTGACAAATTATTTGGAGGTGTTGGCCTAAGAAGAGGAAGAACACATCCCACTCACATAGACAATGGAGATGCACTCGATTTTTGGAGAGTCCTTTTAGCTGATAAAGAGAAAAAAAGATTGTTATTATTTGCCGAAATGCGTTTACCAGGAGAAGCTTGGTTAGAATTTTGGATTGACGAAAACAACATACTTCATCAAGTAGCTACTTTTAGACCCAAAGGACTAATAGGCAGACTGTATTGGTATTCATTAGTTCCTTTTCATTTTTTCATTTTCAATGGAATGATACGAAATATCGCAGAAAAAAAATAA
- a CDS encoding MlaD family protein gives MKKTILFVILITIFSCSKNRSIVLRTENAEGITNETKLKINGLEIGEIESTKLDENGNVIITANLKSEIEIPIDSEFKIQNEGLISGKIINIRIGKSKQSLTDKSIVNLTQDNENFFNDSIGVKIEKAINQVSGKDKNDSILIELRRLNENLEKRK, from the coding sequence ATGAAAAAAACAATACTATTTGTAATCCTTATAACTATTTTTTCTTGTTCAAAAAACAGATCAATTGTTTTGAGAACAGAGAATGCTGAAGGAATTACAAATGAAACAAAATTGAAAATTAATGGTCTTGAGATTGGAGAAATTGAAAGTACCAAGCTTGATGAAAATGGGAATGTAATAATTACAGCAAATCTAAAATCTGAAATTGAAATTCCTATTGATTCTGAATTTAAAATTCAAAATGAAGGTTTAATTAGTGGGAAAATAATAAATATCAGAATTGGGAAAAGTAAGCAGAGTTTGACAGATAAAAGCATTGTAAATCTGACACAAGACAATGAAAATTTTTTTAATGATTCAATTGGAGTTAAAATAGAAAAAGCAATCAATCAAGTTAGCGGAAAAGATAAAAACGATTCTATTTTAATAGAATTGAGAAGATTAAATGAAAATCTTGAAAAAAGAAAATAA
- a CDS encoding CatA-like O-acetyltransferase: protein MLPISIEAHHGLVDGFHISKYLNEFQNQLNIK from the coding sequence ATGTTGCCGATTTCTATAGAAGCTCATCATGGATTAGTTGATGGTTTTCATATATCAAAATATTTAAATGAATTCCAAAATCAACTTAATATAAAATAA
- a CDS encoding MORN repeat-containing protein, producing the protein MRLLFFSLLTLITTTISFAQNNGQFIKDAKTGCQIWSDNYSPKDSITWGGDCKDKYAEGFGKLTWFLNQKIDATYVGNMKKGNPNGKGKYIINNYGILKGNFKNGQLDGQGEIDYTDGRKLKGNFVNGDLLDLDKTYLDLLKKHTSNLIDTANIYQGDGESKSLFYYTLTPKKIKAVLVLFPSAFESCESVISCNKNLIQKSFDKGMMTIVISSNFNRSLSLDNFAFGFINNTFLELITKFNAPKEKFILCGLSLGGMNAFRYTEMSQDNNFSTSLKPIAVIGVDPPIDEMGLYKRAFDEINLYQSDSMKLNKGQLNALAEDKMLVAHFQEIYGGSPEEAPKEYIQHSPYTRTEQDGGNAKYLIKIQTKIYCDPDINWHLKNRTRDYYHINAIDQTALINFLTLKGNKNAEFVSSIGKGYRLDGTRHPHTWSIIDADDCIKWIEQILK; encoded by the coding sequence ATGAGATTACTATTTTTTAGTCTTTTGACATTAATAACAACAACAATATCTTTTGCTCAAAACAACGGACAATTTATAAAAGACGCAAAAACAGGTTGCCAAATTTGGAGTGACAATTATTCGCCAAAAGATAGTATAACTTGGGGAGGGGATTGCAAAGACAAGTATGCAGAAGGTTTTGGAAAATTAACCTGGTTTCTAAATCAAAAAATTGACGCAACTTATGTTGGTAATATGAAAAAAGGAAATCCAAATGGAAAAGGTAAATACATAATTAATAACTATGGAATTTTAAAAGGAAATTTTAAAAATGGACAACTTGATGGACAAGGCGAAATAGATTATACTGATGGCAGAAAACTAAAAGGAAATTTTGTAAACGGAGATTTATTAGATTTAGACAAAACATATTTAGACTTGCTAAAAAAACACACAAGCAACCTAATTGATACTGCAAATATTTATCAAGGAGATGGAGAAAGCAAGTCTCTTTTTTATTACACATTGACACCAAAAAAAATAAAAGCAGTTTTAGTTTTGTTTCCTTCGGCTTTCGAGAGTTGCGAAAGTGTAATAAGTTGTAACAAAAATTTAATTCAAAAGTCTTTTGACAAAGGAATGATGACAATTGTTATTTCTTCAAACTTTAATAGAAGTTTAAGTCTTGATAATTTTGCATTTGGATTTATAAATAATACATTTTTAGAACTAATTACAAAATTTAATGCACCGAAAGAAAAATTTATTTTGTGTGGTCTTTCATTAGGTGGAATGAATGCTTTTAGATACACCGAAATGTCGCAAGACAATAATTTTTCTACAAGTCTTAAGCCAATAGCTGTAATTGGAGTTGACCCGCCTATAGATGAAATGGGGCTTTATAAAAGGGCTTTTGATGAAATAAATTTATATCAATCCGATAGCATGAAACTGAATAAGGGTCAACTAAACGCATTAGCCGAAGACAAAATGTTAGTTGCTCACTTTCAGGAAATTTACGGAGGCTCACCCGAAGAAGCACCAAAAGAATATATCCAACATTCGCCATATACAAGAACTGAACAAGATGGAGGAAATGCAAAATATTTAATAAAAATTCAAACTAAAATTTATTGCGACCCAGACATTAATTGGCATTTAAAAAATAGGACAAGAGATTATTACCATATTAATGCAATAGACCAAACTGCATTAATTAATTTCTTAACATTGAAAGGTAATAAGAATGCTGAATTTGTATCGTCTATTGGAAAAGGTTACAGACTTGACGGCACAAGACATCCACATACTTGGTCAATCATAGATGCAGATGATTGTATAAAATGGATAGAACAAATTTTAAAATGA
- a CDS encoding outer membrane beta-barrel family protein, producing MLKNYYSFSLFFFCLIGFSQNSFTLKIELIGSKNEIINEGNAYLFDSETNQIIKTESIVDGQLFFASLNEGNYNLQINCEEFEDIDQKITLNQNLDLKLVLSKISFTELNEIVLKRKKKTFTNLNGNIKVDITNTIFKAIPNPVDLLSKLPGIQISGDKESLSIVGKGNPLIYIDNQKVGMNDLNALSVEDIKTIEIIKNPSSKYEAEGKAVILIIRRLSKKDGFETNISEVASLKKRFNNYLGIHSSFKKNKTEVKTNFNYNQLNPWESIGNNFEIPNNNITSNFIAESYSKRRQFILGGGLYHQINEDDYLSFNLSGKIQKDNGKNTTNSFIDQNNVQNNIETWNDNDEDRNFLNSFVNYNKKIKRLDAKLFTGFQYSNFYQKSNSVIQNNYDTTQFDLTQNRNQKFNVNVFSGRTDLEKSFKNEMKWEIGALYLLADANTNFEVLDFISNNNESTNYNFKEKNIAGYTQLSGKIKKIDYLFGLRTENTNIKGKYKIDDFLLIDKNYTNFFPKIQLDISIDSTKTISLNYAKSISRPNYSSTSQISIYTNPFLVFSRNINLNPTITDEVSGTFQYKDKSLKLNFFRSKDPVYFAFLYDPSINLIAFNAINYNKESGVNLEFTLPFKHDFWSSTNSFNFILNKIEDKSAVFDASKPYLYYYSNHIFELPKEFDFSVTGWGFTERKEGVFKRNSLFIMDLALSKTLFKNFDCTLSFNDVFRNLNFNENFTINDIASKGIYYTDTREMSLSIRYKFGKIKDSNYQERDIDENSNRIK from the coding sequence ATGCTTAAAAATTATTATTCATTCTCGTTATTCTTCTTCTGTTTAATTGGATTCTCACAAAATAGTTTTACTTTAAAAATAGAGCTTATAGGTTCAAAAAATGAAATTATAAATGAAGGTAATGCATACTTATTTGATTCAGAAACAAATCAAATTATTAAAACAGAATCTATTGTAGATGGACAATTGTTTTTTGCTTCATTAAACGAAGGCAATTATAATCTTCAAATTAATTGCGAAGAATTTGAAGATATTGATCAAAAAATCACTTTGAATCAAAATTTAGACCTAAAATTAGTTTTATCTAAAATCAGTTTTACTGAATTAAACGAAATTGTATTAAAAAGAAAAAAAAAGACTTTTACTAATTTAAACGGGAATATAAAAGTAGATATTACTAATACAATTTTTAAAGCTATACCAAATCCAGTGGATTTGCTATCAAAACTTCCAGGTATACAAATAAGTGGAGACAAAGAAAGCCTATCGATTGTTGGAAAAGGGAATCCATTAATTTATATAGACAATCAAAAGGTAGGAATGAATGATTTGAATGCTTTATCGGTTGAGGATATAAAAACTATAGAAATTATAAAAAATCCTTCGTCGAAATATGAAGCAGAAGGAAAAGCAGTGATTTTGATTATAAGAAGGTTAAGTAAAAAAGATGGATTTGAAACGAATATATCTGAAGTTGCTTCTTTAAAAAAAAGGTTTAATAATTATTTGGGCATACATTCAAGTTTTAAAAAGAATAAAACAGAAGTAAAAACTAATTTTAACTACAATCAACTAAATCCTTGGGAAAGTATTGGTAATAATTTTGAAATTCCAAATAATAATATAACCTCAAATTTTATAGCTGAATCGTACTCCAAAAGACGTCAATTTATTCTTGGAGGTGGTCTTTATCATCAAATTAATGAGGATGATTATTTATCATTCAATTTGAGTGGGAAAATTCAAAAAGACAATGGCAAAAACACAACTAATTCTTTTATAGACCAAAACAATGTTCAAAATAATATTGAAACATGGAATGACAATGATGAAGACAGAAATTTTTTAAACTCATTTGTTAATTACAACAAAAAAATAAAGCGTTTAGACGCAAAGTTATTTACTGGTTTTCAATACTCTAATTTTTATCAAAAATCAAATAGCGTAATCCAAAACAATTATGATACCACTCAATTTGACTTAACACAAAACAGAAATCAAAAATTTAATGTGAATGTGTTTTCAGGAAGAACAGACTTGGAAAAATCATTTAAAAATGAAATGAAATGGGAAATTGGAGCATTATATTTATTAGCAGATGCAAATACAAATTTTGAAGTTTTAGATTTTATTTCAAATAATAATGAAAGTACGAATTATAATTTTAAAGAGAAGAATATAGCGGGTTATACTCAATTATCTGGAAAAATTAAAAAAATAGATTATTTGTTTGGTTTAAGAACAGAAAATACAAACATTAAAGGAAAATATAAAATTGATGATTTTTTATTGATTGATAAAAATTACACTAATTTTTTTCCTAAAATACAACTTGATATTTCAATTGACAGTACAAAAACAATAAGTCTTAATTATGCAAAAAGTATTTCAAGACCCAATTATTCATCAACAAGTCAAATATCGATTTACACAAATCCTTTTTTAGTGTTTTCAAGAAATATCAATTTAAACCCAACAATAACAGATGAGGTTTCAGGGACTTTTCAGTACAAAGATAAATCTCTAAAGCTAAATTTCTTTCGAAGCAAAGACCCAGTATATTTTGCTTTTTTGTATGATCCTTCTATAAACTTGATTGCATTTAACGCGATTAATTATAACAAAGAATCTGGTGTAAATTTAGAATTTACGCTTCCGTTTAAACACGATTTTTGGAGTTCTACAAACAGTTTTAATTTTATTTTAAACAAAATTGAAGATAAATCTGCTGTTTTTGATGCATCAAAACCCTATTTGTACTATTATTCAAATCATATTTTTGAATTACCAAAAGAATTTGATTTTTCTGTTACGGGTTGGGGATTTACAGAACGAAAAGAGGGCGTTTTTAAAAGAAACTCATTATTCATAATGGATTTAGCATTATCTAAAACATTGTTTAAAAATTTTGATTGTACCTTAAGCTTTAATGATGTTTTTAGAAATTTGAATTTTAATGAAAATTTCACAATAAATGATATAGCTTCTAAAGGAATTTATTACACTGATACAAGAGAAATGTCACTTTCAATACGTTATAAATTTGGAAAGATTAAAGACTCAAATTATCAAGAAAGAGATATTGACGAAAATTCGAATAGAATTAAATAA
- a CDS encoding response regulator transcription factor: protein MKKYIFLLLIITFKLFGQNSTRTIPTKKLSLSEIYDKEYNFIDEEEQKFRKFKKQIKSITTEDYLEKIRTYSKDSLKTLAIKLLSLKELNEKKLLQKDISLNSEYYIRLLEELKSSEINNLEYFFLERELNSYYLIHLKKKQILSIILNIIFGIIILVLSYIIYSIKSQKRLTIIEELSNQEIKIKKHIIDGKSNKEIAEELFISLSTVKTHITNIYSKLNVSNRKELINKFQK from the coding sequence ATGAAAAAATATATTTTCCTGTTATTGATTATTACCTTTAAACTATTTGGACAAAATAGTACTAGAACTATACCGACAAAAAAACTATCGCTTTCAGAAATTTATGATAAAGAATATAATTTTATTGATGAAGAAGAACAAAAGTTTAGAAAGTTTAAAAAGCAAATAAAGTCTATTACAACAGAAGATTATTTAGAAAAAATTAGAACTTACTCAAAAGATTCTTTAAAAACTTTAGCAATAAAACTTTTAAGTTTAAAAGAATTAAATGAAAAAAAATTACTTCAAAAAGATATTTCACTAAATTCAGAATATTATATTCGTTTACTTGAAGAATTGAAATCGAGTGAAATAAATAATCTTGAATATTTTTTCCTAGAAAGAGAATTGAATAGTTATTATTTAATTCATCTAAAGAAGAAACAAATTTTAAGCATAATCCTAAATATCATCTTTGGAATAATAATACTAGTTCTTAGCTATATTATTTACTCAATTAAGTCTCAAAAAAGATTGACCATTATTGAAGAACTTAGTAATCAAGAAATAAAGATAAAAAAGCACATAATAGATGGTAAAAGTAATAAAGAAATTGCAGAAGAGCTATTTATTAGTTTAAGCACTGTTAAAACACATATTACTAATATTTACAGCAAGTTAAATGTTTCTAATAGGAAAGAGTTAATTAATAAATTTCAAAAATAG
- a CDS encoding T9SS type A sorting domain-containing protein has protein sequence MKNIFLLFTMFLQFVYCQNPANNDPSFNISSGFNNNVFVTVIQNDDKIIVGGQFTMFQGITNNRLIRLNSDGTKDTSFDIGAGFNQFVGCISVQDDEKILVGGGFTTYQNLSYKSLIRLNSDGSIDNTFNLGTGFNGNVSYIAIQNDNKIIIGGNFTVFNGQSQNNVIRLNVDGTIDSSFNINGVLNGVVNNISIQNDGKIIVAGGFTTFLGQSQNGLIRFNSDGTKDASFDIGTGFNPNPNSTITQPDGKIIVSGWFTSYQGQPQNYLIRLNSDGTKDTSFSIGAGFNGSTYPLILQQNGKIIVGGQFTTYQNQNQTYLLRLNSDGSKDISFDIGTGFDNRIISIIKQSDEKIILGGGFTTYNGQAHSRLIRLIGDEVLSNSNHLKLDFLVYPNPIFDKLNILLKDNETLLLTEVYDISGKIMFNSNLKEIDLSNLNSGIYFLKVNTLNGTSIKKIIKLNKN, from the coding sequence ATGAAAAACATATTTTTACTTTTTACAATGTTTTTACAATTTGTATATTGTCAAAATCCTGCTAATAATGACCCTTCATTTAATATATCATCAGGTTTTAATAATAATGTATTTGTTACTGTAATTCAAAATGATGATAAAATTATAGTAGGAGGTCAGTTTACTATGTTTCAAGGGATTACTAATAATAGATTAATTCGTTTAAATTCAGACGGAACAAAAGATACTAGTTTTGATATTGGGGCTGGATTTAATCAATTTGTTGGATGTATTTCTGTGCAAGATGATGAAAAGATATTAGTTGGGGGTGGTTTTACAACATATCAAAATCTATCCTATAAAAGTTTAATTAGATTGAATTCTGATGGCTCTATCGATAACACTTTTAATTTAGGAACTGGATTCAATGGAAACGTATCTTATATTGCTATTCAAAACGACAATAAAATTATTATTGGCGGCAATTTTACAGTATTTAATGGTCAATCTCAAAATAATGTCATTAGATTGAATGTAGACGGTACAATTGATTCAAGCTTCAATATCAATGGAGTTTTAAATGGAGTTGTTAATAATATTTCTATTCAAAATGATGGTAAAATTATTGTTGCTGGAGGTTTTACAACTTTTTTAGGTCAATCTCAAAATGGTTTAATTAGATTCAATTCTGATGGAACGAAAGATGCAAGTTTTGATATTGGAACAGGTTTTAATCCAAATCCAAATAGTACAATAACACAGCCTGATGGTAAAATTATTGTGAGTGGTTGGTTTACTTCATATCAAGGACAACCACAAAATTATTTAATAAGATTAAACAGTGATGGAACAAAAGATACTTCTTTTAGTATTGGTGCCGGATTTAATGGTAGTACATATCCATTAATTTTACAACAAAATGGAAAAATTATAGTAGGAGGACAATTTACGACTTATCAAAATCAAAATCAAACTTACTTATTACGCTTAAATTCTGATGGTTCAAAAGATATTTCTTTTGATATTGGTACTGGTTTTGATAATCGTATAATATCAATAATAAAACAGTCTGATGAAAAAATAATTCTTGGTGGGGGATTTACTACATATAACGGACAAGCACATTCAAGATTAATAAGATTAATAGGGGACGAAGTTTTATCAAATTCAAATCATTTAAAATTAGATTTCCTTGTTTACCCTAATCCGATATTTGATAAATTAAATATTTTATTAAAAGATAATGAAACTTTATTACTGACAGAAGTTTATGATATTAGTGGTAAAATAATGTTTAATTCAAATCTTAAAGAAATAGATTTAAGTAATTTAAATTCGGGTATTTACTTTTTAAAAGTTAATACTTTAAATGGAACATCAATAAAAAAAATCATCAAATTAAATAAGAATTAA
- a CDS encoding SBBP repeat-containing protein, producing MKKTIILFLLCFTKLFSQAPTIEWAGRIGGNYFDCGMGLNVDQNDNVYITGSYQSSVDLDIGTGNYPVDGVSGNDAFLAKYNNNGNILWGVIFSGTLDSEGYRVGTDINGNVYSVGKFYNTVDFDPGLGIFNLTATTGGPYSISDIYLSKLDSNGNFVYAKKIGGLGVKDLSGFKVDSNGDIYLSGYFNKETFFSDTVSLIPTVGQDNIYDIFIAKWNSIGNLQWAKQIGSGSILQRSEGIITDSNGNIYLCGNFHETTDFDPSISGTFFMTPHTLGSTDIFILKLDNDGNFLWAKSMEGSDPNSAKSLALDQSDNLIITGDFSGTIDFDPSNNNYFLTCPPNSGYNPFLLKLNSNGDFIWAKHLIGNGYGTSVAINPNGNICITGKFNNTCDFSNGNNVAINSTLGGSDIFIAEYSSSGNFNWVKCIGSNQDDIGNSVVADSFGNYFSISNFFGSAYINNSLDNLNLTSHGNQDVMVVKISDFSLNTYDFNRDDFLLYPNPSKNVLYLTIPEIYENGVLAVYSINGQLVINSEFKRNLNIGDLATGIYIIKIVNDKNQSIIRKFIKN from the coding sequence ATGAAAAAAACAATAATATTATTTTTGTTATGCTTTACAAAATTATTTTCTCAAGCGCCAACTATAGAATGGGCTGGCAGAATTGGAGGTAATTATTTTGATTGTGGAATGGGCTTAAATGTAGACCAAAATGATAACGTTTATATAACCGGAAGCTATCAATCAAGTGTAGATTTAGATATTGGAACGGGTAATTATCCTGTTGATGGAGTTTCTGGGAATGATGCATTTTTAGCTAAATACAACAATAATGGAAATATATTATGGGGGGTTATATTTTCTGGAACTCTTGATAGTGAGGGTTATAGAGTGGGTACTGACATCAATGGTAATGTATATTCAGTTGGAAAATTTTACAATACTGTAGATTTTGATCCAGGTTTAGGAATTTTTAATCTAACTGCTACTACTGGTGGCCCTTATTCAATATCGGATATTTACTTATCAAAACTTGATTCAAATGGTAACTTTGTCTATGCCAAAAAAATTGGTGGACTTGGTGTTAAAGACCTTTCGGGATTCAAAGTAGATTCAAATGGAGATATCTATCTTTCCGGATATTTTAACAAAGAAACTTTTTTTTCTGATACAGTTTCACTTATTCCAACAGTTGGTCAAGATAATATTTATGATATATTTATTGCAAAATGGAATAGTATTGGTAATTTACAATGGGCAAAACAAATTGGTTCAGGTTCAATTTTGCAACGCTCAGAGGGTATAATAACAGATTCTAATGGAAATATATACTTATGTGGTAACTTTCATGAAACTACAGATTTCGATCCTAGTATCTCTGGAACATTTTTTATGACGCCCCACACTTTGGGCTCAACGGATATTTTTATACTAAAATTAGATAATGATGGAAATTTTCTATGGGCTAAAAGTATGGAAGGTTCAGATCCAAATTCAGCTAAGAGTCTTGCTTTGGATCAATCAGACAACTTAATCATAACTGGTGATTTTTCTGGAACTATTGATTTTGATCCGAGTAATAACAACTATTTTTTAACTTGTCCACCAAATAGTGGATATAATCCTTTTCTATTAAAATTAAATTCAAACGGTGATTTTATTTGGGCGAAACATTTAATAGGTAATGGTTATGGTACATCTGTAGCAATAAATCCTAATGGAAATATATGCATAACTGGAAAATTCAATAATACCTGTGATTTTAGTAATGGAAATAATGTAGCTATAAATAGTACCCTAGGTGGTTCTGATATTTTTATTGCTGAATACTCTAGCTCTGGAAATTTTAATTGGGTAAAATGTATAGGTAGTAATCAAGATGATATTGGTAATTCCGTTGTTGCGGATTCATTTGGAAATTATTTTAGTATTAGTAATTTTTTTGGGAGTGCATACATTAATAATTCATTAGATAATTTGAATTTAACATCACATGGTAATCAAGATGTAATGGTTGTTAAGATAAGTGATTTTAGTTTAAATACTTATGACTTTAATAGAGATGATTTTTTACTATATCCTAATCCAAGTAAAAATGTATTATATCTTACAATCCCAGAAATATATGAAAATGGAGTATTAGCTGTTTATTCTATTAATGGACAATTAGTGATTAATTCAGAATTTAAAAGAAATCTAAATATAGGTGATTTAGCTACTGGTATATACATTATTAAAATTGTAAATGATAAAAATCAAAGTATCATACGAAAATTTATAAAGAATTAA